Within the Phreatobacter oligotrophus genome, the region CATCGACCCGGCGACGGAGGAACCCTTCACCACCATCGCCCTTGGTACCGAGGCGGACGTGGATCGTGCCGTGAAGGCTGCCCGCAAGGCCTTCACCACCTTCTCGCTCACGACCAAGGCCGAGCGCCTGGCGCTGATGCGCAAGCTGCTGGAGGTCTACAACAAGCGGTTCGCCGACGTTGCCGACGCGCTGATGCGCGAGATGGGCGCACCGAAGAAGCTCGCCCACACGGCCCAGGCCGGCATGGGCACCGCCCATCTCGCCAAGATGATCGAGACGCTGGAGCATTTCGAGTTCGAGGAACTGCGCGGCACGACGCTGATCGC harbors:
- a CDS encoding aldehyde dehydrogenase family protein, with protein sequence MSNNLKFYIDGAWVEPSGTKTLEVIDPATEEPFTTIALGTEADVDRAVKAARKAFTTFSLTTKAERLALMRKLLEVYNKRFADVADALMREMGAPKKLAHTAQAGMGTAHLAKMIETLEHFEFEELRGTTLIA